TCCCGGCAGGGCGGTGAGGGTCAGCGGGTAGTGGGTGGCGTCCCGGACGGAGACGTCCGTCATGCGGGGGCCTTCGAGGGCGCGGGCGATGCCGTCGTCGTCGATGGGGTAGCTCTCGAAGACGAGGAGGGTGTCGAAGAGGACGCCGTGTCCCGCGGCGCGCTGGACGTCGGCGAGGCCCAGGTGCCGGTGGTCGAGGAGCGCGGACTGCTCGTCCTGGACGCGGGTGAGCAGGTCGGCGAGGGGTTCGCCCGGCCGCAGCCGCACCCGGACCGGGAGGGTGTTGATGAACAGGCCGATCATCGACTCGATGCCGGGGAGGTCGGCGTCGCGGCCGGAGACGGTGGCGCCGAGGACGACGTCCATGCGGCCGGTGAAGCGGCCGAGCAGCACGGCCCAGAGCCCTTGGAGGACGCTGCTGACGGTCAGTCCGTGGGTGCGGGCGGCGGCGGTGAGGGCGGCCGTCTCGTCCTCGGGCAGCTCCACCACGAGGCGTTCGGGCCGTCCCGCCGGCAGGTCGCGGGCGGCGGGCGCGATCAGTGACGGTTCGTCAAGTCCGGTGAGTGCGGCGGCCCATGCCTCCCGGGCGGCGTCGCGGTCCTGGCGGGCGAGCCAGGCCAGGTAGTCGCGGTAGGGCCGGACGCGGGGCAGGGCGGAGGCGTCGCCGCCCGAGGTGTAGAGCTGGAACAGCTCGCGCACCAGGACGGGCGCCGACCAGCCGTCCCACAGCAGATGGTGGGAGGAGAGCAGCAGCCGGTGGTCGTGGGCGCCGAAGGCGATCAGGTGGAAGCGGAGCAGCGGAGGCCTGGCGAGGTCGAAGGGCGTGTCGAGGTCGTCGGCGAGCAGCCGCTCGAAGGCCGCTTCGCGTTCCAGTTCAGGCAGGGCGCCGAGGTCGGTGGTGTGCCAGGGGGTGCGGACCTCGGTGCGGACGACCTGGACCGGGCGGCCCGAGCGCTGGGTGCGGAATCCGGCGCGCAGGGTGGCGTGCCGGGCTACCAGCGCTTCGGCCGCGGTCCGCATCCGGTCGCCGTCGAGCGGGCCTTCGAGGCGCGCGATGAGCTGACCGGTGTAGACGTCGGGGGCGTGGTCGTCGTAGCGGGCGTGGAAGACCATGCCCTCCTGGGTCGGCGACAGCGGGAGGACGTCCGCCACCCCGGGGCGGCCCGCCATCACGCCCCGGTCCCGCGCATCGCCTCGGCGAGGCCGCGCGGGCGCATGTCCGTCCAGTTCCGCTCGATGTGATCGAGGCAGGCGGCCCGGGTGTCGGGGCCGTGGACGTCGTTCCAGCCGGCCGGGACGGGCGCGAAGTCCGGCCACAGCGAGTACTGGCCCTCGTCGTTGACCAGCACGCGGAAGACGCCGTTCTCGTCGTCGAAGGGGTTGGCCATGGCTCAGTTCCTCTCCTGGTGCGGCGAAGTGGCGGGTGCGGTCCGGGTGACGGCTCCGGAGCGCTGGTCGGGCTCGCCCGGCGCGGGTTCGGCCGGGTCGGTGCCGAGGGCGACGACCCGGTTGGCCTTGTCGACGTGCACGACCCGGGGCCGGTGGGCGGCCCGTTCGTCCTCGTCGAGGGCGGCGAAGGACATGACGATGACGAGGTGTCCCGGGTGGACGAGGTGGGCGGCGGCGCCGTTGACGCCGATGACGCCGCTGCCGCGTTCGCCGGTGATGGCGTAGGTGGTGAGCCGGGCGCCGTTGTCGATGTCGACGACCTGGACCCGCTCGCCCTCGACGATGTCGGCGGCGTCCATGAGGTCCTGGTCGATGGTCAGGGACCCGACGTAGTGCAGGTCGGCCTGGGTCACGGTGGCCCGGTGGATCTTGCCGTTGAGCAGGGTGCGCTGCACGAGTACCCCCTGAGTAGACACTTAGGTGAGGCTAACCTAAGTCACTGCCGTGTGGTGTGGAAGAACTCCAGGAGCATCCGGTTCACTTCGTCCGGGCGTTCCAGGTAGCCGTAGTGACCGCAGTCCTCGATCTCCCGGTAGACGGCGCCCGGGATCGCCTCGGCCACCTCGCGGGACAGCCGCGGCGGCAGCGTGACGTCGTCCGCGAAACCGATCACAAGACAGGGCGAGGTGATCGCCCGGTAGGCGGCCAACCGCCCTTCCGGCGGGCGCAGTTCGAGCTGGGCCCGGATTCCGGGCCCGGTGGGCGACGGCGCGAACGTGAACAGTTCGAGCCAGTCCTGGACGCGCTGTTCGTCGTCGAGCGTGGCCGGGGAGAGGTTCTCCAGCGCCCGCACCCACGCCGCGTAGCCGGGCGGCAGCGCCACCCCGCTGTCGTACAGGGCGCGTTCGGCGGCCGAGACGGCGGCGCGCAACGGGTCGGTGCGGCCGCGGGTCGCCAGCAGGACGCCCTGGACGACCAGTTCGGGCCGCGCCAGCATCAACTCCTGCACGACGTAGGCGCCCATCGAGACGCCGACGAACCGGCACGGGCCGAGGCCGAGACGCGCGACGAGCCCGGCGGTGTCGGCGACCAGGTCGTCGACGGTGAACCCGTCGGCGCACTCGTCGGTGGGCGGGACGCCCCGGTTGTCGAAGGTGACGACCCGGTGTCCCGCCGCCACCAGGGCCGGCACCTGGTGGAGGTGCCAGGCCCGGCCGGTGGCGCCCTGGCCCATCACCAGGACCACGGGGTCGCCGTCGCCCTGGACGTCGTAGTGCAGCCGGATGCCGTTGACGAGCGCGCTCGGCACGGGCGCCTCCCTCCCCGGGGTCGGTCGGTCAGTCGGCGGTCTTCGAGGGCCGCGCGGGCGCGTCGGCGTCCTGCTGCCGGTCCGAGGGCCCGTGCAGGGTGGCCCTGCGCAGTCCCGGCACGGCGAGCGCGACCGTCGCGACCCCGGCCAGACAGACCGCGCCGCCGAGCACCACGGCACCGGCCGAGGAGCCGAGGGCGCGGGCGACCAGGCCCGCCTCCAGGTTGCCGACGGAGGGTCCGGCGGTGGCCTGGGCGAGCCAGAGGCTGCCGACCCGGCCCTGGAGCCGGTCCGGCGTGTAGTGCTGGAGCAGCGCGCGGCGCAGGATCTCCGACGCCGTGTCACCGAGCCCCGCCAGGGCGAGGAAGGCGAGGGCGAGCCAGAGGCTCGGGCTGAGGCCGAAGCAGGTGATGGCCACGCCCCAGACCGCGACCGCGCCGATCAGGGCCCGCCCGGTGTGGTGCACGCGGCCGGTCCAGCCGCTGGTCAGCGCGCCGAAGAAGGAGCCGACGGCGGGCGCGGTGTAGAGCAGCCCGACGGTGGAGGGACCGCCGCCGAAGTGTTCGGTGCCCAGTTCGGGGAAGAGGGCGTACGGCATCGCGAAGACCACCGCGCACACGTCGATCAGCAGCAGTCCCGCGACCACCTGGTTGCCGCGCAGGAACCGCAGCCCCTCCGCCATCGCCTTCAGCGGATGCTGCCCCTCGGTGCCCGCCGCCGGGGGCATCTTGGGCAGCGGCGCGAGGAGGGCGAGCCCGACGACGTAGATGGCCGCGTCGATCGCGAAGCACCAGGCGAGTCCGGGCCCCGCCGCGATCACCCCGGCGAGCGAGGGACCCACCATGCCGCCGAGCTGCGCGGTCAGGGTGAGCAGCGCGCCCGCGGCGGCGAGCTGGCCCGGGGCCACCAGGGTGGGGGTGGCGGCCATCATCGCCGGGCCGCCGAGCCCGCTGGTGCCGCCCGCGAGGACGGCCGCCACGAACACGAACCACTCCTTCGGGTCAGGCAGGGCCGCGTTCACCGCGAGCCCGGTGACCACCACCGCGGTCACCGACCGGGTGACGAGCACGACCCGGCGCCGGTCGACCCGGTCGGCGAGCAGCCCGCCGGTGACCAGGCCGACCAGCAGGGACATCCCGAGCACCGCGCTCATCAGGCCGACCTGGACGGACGATCCGGTCAGTTCGTAGATCTGGAGGCTCGCCGCCACCGAGGTGAGATGGGTGCCCAGCATGGAGATCGCCTGGGTGGCGAAGACCAGCCGGAAGTCCCTGCCCGACCTGAGCGGGGTGACATCGACGACCACTTCTCCCAGCCGCATGCCGACCCCCTAGGCCCGGCCGGACGGCGTGGCGGGCGGCTCCGGCTGCGCGGGGACCACGTAGGGGGCGACGCTGCGCAGTTTCTCGCAGGTCTCCTCCAGTTCCCGGGCCGGGGTGGATCCCGCGAGGATGCCGGCGCCCGCGCGCAGCCAGGCCCTGCCGTCCTCCTCGAAGACGCTGCGCAGCACCAGGGCCGCGTCCAGCGCGCCGTCGCCGTCCACCTGGAGGACGGCGCCGCTGTAGATGCCGCGGTGTCCTTCCTCCAGCCGGGTGATGCAGTCGTAGGCGGGGAGTTTGGGGATGCCGGAGGCGGTGACCGCGGGGAAGACCGCGCGCAGCACGTCCCAGGCGGTGGCGCCGTCGGCCAGCAGGCCGTGCACGCTGGAGCCCAGGTGCTGCACGCTGCCGCGCTGGCGCACGCTGAGCAGGTCGCGCACCGAGACGGTGCCCGGTCCGCAGACGGCCGCCATCTCCTCCTCGGCGAGTTTCACGGACAGCACGTGTTCGGAGATCTCCTTGGGATCGGCGAGGAGTTCGGCGCGCAGCCGCTCGTCCTCGGCGCCGCCGAAGCCGCGGGCGCGCGTTCCGGCGAGCGGCTGGGTGACGACCCGGCCGTCCGCGCTCACCTCGGCGACGGTCTCGGGGCTGAACCCGGCGACCCGTCGGCCGGCGAGGTCCAACAGGAAGGAGCGGGCGGGGGTGTTGTGGGTGCGGCCGTGAACATAGGTGGCGACGAAGTCGACGGGGAAGGGCACCGGGACGGAGCGGGAGAGGATGACCTTCTGCAGGCCGGTGCCCGACCTGATCTCCTCGACGGCGGCGGCCACCATCCCCGGGTAGCGCCCGGAGGGGTCGGCGACCTCGATCGGCCGGGGGTCGACGGGGGTGGGGGTGACGGGTTTGCCGAGCAGTTCCAGCACCGCGTCCAGGGTCTCCTGGTCGGCGCTGCGGACCTCGGCGCTCTCCTGACGGAACCTCACCTCGGTGTGCGGGACGACGAGATGGAGCAGATCGGCGTCGCCCGCGCGGTCGGGACGGTCGGTGTAGAGGTGGGAGAACTCGAAGGCCATCCAGCCGTAGGCGCTCCAGCCCTCGGCGGGCGTCTCGGCGAGCCGCTCCCCGACCTGGCGCAGTGGGTGCGGCCCGAGCGGGTCCGCGGTCTGTTCGGCGAGCCATCTGCGCCGGATGCCGGAGCGGTCGACGACGACCTCGCCCAGCGCTCCTCCGGCGAAGCGGAAGTCGCCCTCTCGTTCGTAGACGACGTACTGGTCGAACAATCCCGACTCCGCCAGTCTCGCGGCCAACAGGAGCGGTTCTCCCGGTAGTTCCGTCTCCGCGCTCCGATAACGCAGCAACGAACAACCTCCCTGGACTTAGGTTAACCTAACCTAATCGGGACTGACCCTAGCTTCGAGACGGAGGCCCGTCCAGGGCCGGTCTGGATCACTTCGGGAACCGGCTCTCGCTCCGGCGCTCCGACGGACGGCCCCGCAACCGCGATCACCTGCGCGATCGTGCGCGACTTCCGGTCCGGCGGGTCCTCCGGGCTTGACCGTGATCGGAGATTAGGCAAGCCTTTCCTAAACAGCAGGCGGGAGTGGGGCATGCTCGACGGGTGGGTTCCCTGGCCGGAGCCGTTCGCGCGGCGCTATCGCGACGCCGGGTACTGGGAGGGCCGGCCACTGGACCGGCTGCTGCGGGACCGGGCGCGGGCCGACCCGGACAGGACCGCGCTCGTCGACGCCGCGGGCGACCGCTGGACGTACGCCGAACTCGACCGGCGCGCGGACCGCACGGCCGCCGGACTGCGCGGGATCGGCATCGCGGCCGGCGACCGCGTCATCGTCCAACTCCCCAACACCGACGCCTTCGTGGTGCTGTTCTTCGCGCTGCTGCGGGCCGGCGCGGTACCGGTGCTGACGCTGCCCGCGCACCGCGAGAGCGAGATCACGCACGTCGCGAAGGTGTCCGGGGCCGTCGCCTACGCCGTCCCCGACGTCCTCGACGGCTTCGACCACCGCGCCCTCGCCCGCGCCGTCCGCGCCGCGGTGCCGTCGATCGCGCACGTCCTGGTGGCCGGTGACGCGGCCGAGTTCACCGCGCTCGCCGACCTCGACGCCGAGCCGCGGCCCCTGCCCGCACCCGACCCGGGTGACGTGGCGCTGCTCCTGCTGTCGGGCGGCACCACGGGCAAGCCGAAGCTGATCCCGCGCACCCACGACGACTACACCTACAACGCCCGCGCCAGCGCCGAGATCTGCGGCTTCGACCAGGACACCGTCTATCTGGTGGTGCTGCCGACCGCGCACAACTTCGCCCTCGCCTGCCCGGGGCTGCTCGGCACCCTGCTGGTCGGCGGCACGGTGGTCCTCTCCCCCACCCCGAGCCCCGAGGACGCCTTCGCGCTGATCGAGCGCGAGAAGGTCACCGCGACCGCCGTGGTCCCGCCGATCGCCCTGCTCTGGCTGGAGGCGGTGGAGTGGGAGGAGGCCGACCTGTCCTCGCTCGCCCTGCTCCAGGTCGGCGGCTCCAAACTGGGCGCGGAACCGGCCGCCCGCGTCGCACCCGCCCTCGGCTGCACCCTCCAGCAGGTCTTCGGCATGGCCGAGGGACTCCTCAACTACACCCGCCTGGACGACACCGCCGACCTCGTCACCGGCACCCAGGGCCGGCCGCTCAGCCCCGACGACGAGATCCGGGTCGTCGACGAGGACGGCCACGACGTGCCACCGGGCGAGCGGGGCGAACTGCTCACCCGCGGCCCCTACACCCTGCGCGGCTACTACCGGGCACCCGGCCACAACGCCCGCACCTTCAGCGACGACGGCTTCTACCGCACCGGCGACCTGGTGCGCGTGCTGCCCTCCGGGCACCTGGTCGTCGAGGGCCGGGTCAAGGACCAGATCAACCGGGGCGGCGACAAGATCTCCGCCGAGGAGCTGGAGAACCACCTCCTCGCCCACCCCGCCGTGCACGACGCGGCCGTCATCGGCATGCCCGACGCGACGATGGGCGAACGCACCTGCGCCTACCTCGTGCCGCGCGGCCAGCAGCCGCCCACCCAGCGCGAGTTGGCCGGATTCCTCACCGCACGCGGGGTCGCCGGGTACAAACTCCCCGACCGGGTCGAGGTGGTGGAGGTGTTCCCCCGCACCTCGGTCGGCAAGACGGACAAGAAGGAGCTCGGCCGCAGGATCGCCGAGCGGCTGCGCACGGAGGACGGCGGTGTCAACTAAGGTCGCCACGGCGGCTCATGACGGGGACGAGACGGACCGGGGTGCGAGCCGCCGGACCTCGACCAGGACCCTCGCGGTGCTCGGCGCGCTGCTCCTGCTGGGCGTGGCCGTCGCGTTGAGCCTGGCCGTCGGCTCCCGTTCGCTCGCCCTGCCGACGGTGCTGCACGCCCTGCTGCACGACGACGGCTCGACGGCGGGTTCGGTGATCTGGGACGTCCGGGTGCCCCGCACCCTCGCCGGGATCGCCGCGGGCGCCGCCCTCGGCGTCGCCGGCGCCCTCATCCAGGCCCTCACCCGCAACCCGCTGGCCGACCCGGGGCTGCTCGGCGTCAACGCCGGCGCGGCCACCGGCGTCGTCCTGTCCCTGACCGTGCTGGGCGTCTCCAGCCTCTGGGCGTCGGTGTGGTTCGCGATGGCGGGCGCGGTGATCGCGGGACTCCTCGCCTACTCGCTCGCCTCCGGCGGACGCGGCGGCGCCACCCCCGAACGGCTCGCGCTGGGCGGCGCGGTGATCGCCGCCGTCTTCACCGGCGTCAGCCAGACCCTGATGCTGCTCGACGCCCAGGTCCTCGACCAACTGCGGTTCTGGAGCGTCGGATCGCTGGCCCGCGCCGACGGCGACACCCTCACCACCGTCGGCCCGTTCATCGGCGCCGGGCTGCTGCTGGCGCTCGCGCTGGTCCGCCCGCTCAACGCGCTCGCCCTCGGCGACGACGCCGCCCGCGCCCTCGGCGCCGACCTGAACCGCACCCGCGTCCTCGGGCTGCTCGCCGTCACGACGCTGTGCGGCGCGGCCACTTCGGCGGTCGGCCCGCTGGTCTTCGTCGGCCTCGCGGTGCCGCACATGGCCCGCATGATCGCCGGCGCCGACCAGCGCTGGACCCTGCCGCTCTCCCTGCTGCTCGCCCCCTCGCTGCTGCTGTTCGCCGACGTCCTCGGCCGGGTCGTGGTGCGCCCCGACGAACTCGACGCGGGAGTGGTGACGGCGGTCGTCGGCGCCCCCGTCTTCATCGCCCTGGTCCGCCACCGCCGGGTGGTGTCCTCATGATCGCCCCGGCGGGTGTGTCCTCCCGCACCCATGTGGTGCGCAGCCCCTCGCGGCGGCTGTCGCTGCGGGTGGACCTCCGGACGCTGACGGTCTGTCTCGTGGTCCTCGCGGCCACCGTCGCCATCGGCGTACTCGCCCTGGGCACCGGGGAGTTCACCGTCTCCCCGGCCGACGTGGTGCGCACCCTGCTCGGCAACGGCAGCGCACGCACCGACTTCGTCGTCAACCAGCTGCGGCTGCCCAGGCTGCTCACCGGCATCCTGGTCGGTGCCGCGCTCGGGGTGAGCGGGGCCCTCTTCCAGAGCCTGTCGCGCAATCCGCTGGGCAGCCCCGACATCGTCGGCTTCACCTACGGCTCCGCCACCGGCGGCCTGTTGGTGGTGCTGGTCCTCGGCGGCACCGGCGGGCAGATCGCCTTCGGCGCGGTCGGCGGCGGACTGGCCACCGCGTTCCTGGTGTACGTGCTGGCGTGGCGGCACGGCGTCCACGGCTACCGGCTGGTGCTGGTCGGCATCGGGGTCAGCGCCCTGCTCCAGGGCGTCAACGCCTACCTGCTCGCCAAGGCCCGCTTCACGCAGGCCGCGCAGGCGATGGTCTGGCTCAACGGCAGCCTGAACGGCCGCGACTGGGGCGACGTCCGCCCGGCCGCCGTCGGGCTCGTGGTGGTGCTGCCGCTGGTGGTGCTGGCCGCGGGCCGGCTGCGCGTCCTGGAGATGGGCGACGACGTGGCGGGCGGGCTCGGGGTGTCCGTGCAGCGCACCCGCCTGGTGATCCTCGTCCTGGCGACGGCCGCGTGCGCGGTGGCGACGGCCGCGGCGGGCCCGGTGCCGTTCGTGGCGCTGATCGCGCCGCAACTGGCCCGCCGTCTCACCCGCGCGCCCGGACCCAACCTCGCGGCGGCGACCTGCGCCGGCGCCCTGCTGGTGGTCACCGCCGACTTCGTCTCCCAACGCGTCCCCGGCACGGCCCAGTTGCCGGTGGGGGTGGTGACGGCGGTGGTCGGCGGCGTCTACCTGGGGCTGCTGCTGCGCGGACAGCGCCGGGCGGGCCGGGTCTGAACGCCGGCCGCGCACGGCGCGGTCGGGTCAGGCGTCGAGGGAGCGGAGCCAGTCGATCAGGTGGCGGTTGGTCTCGTCGGGGCGCTCCTGCTGGAGCCAGTGGCCGCAGCCGTCCAGGAGGTGCGAGGCGGTGAGGCCGGGAAGGGTCCTCGGGTACGCCTCGATCGCGTCGGCGAGCCAGGTGGTGGAGGCGTCGCGGCTGCCGCCGAGGAACAGCGACGGCTGGTGGACGGGGGCGCCGTGGTGGTCGGCCAGGTCGGCCCAGTCCCGGTCCATGTTGCGGTAGCGGTTGAGTGCGCCCGTCACTCCACTGCGTTCGAACTCGGCCGCGTAGACGTCGAGTTCGGCCTCGGTGAGCCAGTGCGGCAGCCGCCCCTCGGGGAACCTCTCACGCAGCGTGCCGCCCCGGGTCACGAAGTGCGGGTCGGGGGCGCCGGGTTCGGGCATGGTGTCGGCGGACAGCGCCGCGTAGAAGCCGCCGAGCCAGCCCCGTACATCGGGTTCGATCTCCGCCTCGGCGCGGCCGGGCTGCTGGAAGTAGGAGACGTAGAACTCCTCCGGGCCACCCATCGCGGCGAACACCTCGCTCGGCTTCGGGCCGCCGGGCGGGGTGTACGGGACGCTCAGCAGGCCGACGGCGCGGAACACGTCGGGGCGCAGCAGCGCGGAGGTCGCGGCGATGGTCGCGCCCCAGTCGTGGCCGACGATCACGGCGGACGACTCACCGAGGGCCTCCACGACGGCGACGTTGTCGGCGACCAGGTCGCGCAGCCCGTACGCGTCCACCGCACCGGGCTTGGAGGAGCGCCCGTAGCCACGTACGTCGAGGGCCGCCGCGCGGTAGCCGGCGGCGGCCAGCGCGGGCAGCTGGCGGCGCCAGGAGTACCAGGACTCAGGGAACCCGTGCACGAGCAGCACGAGCGGCCCCTCGCCCTGCTCCACCAGGTGGGTGCGGCCGGCCGGCGAGGGCACCAGGCGGTGCGTGCGGTCGGCGTCGGATGTCTGCGGCATGGGGTTCCTCCGGTGCGGGCGCGGTCGCGGGCCTGATCTGCCGTCGAGCGGCCCGGTCACGCGGGCCGGGGCGGCCGTCGGGCAGCCTGGTCGCGGGGACCAGGTTCCGCTGTCGATCATCCGGTCCCACCCGCGCGCGACACGACATCCGTTGCCGTTCCGGCAAAACCGCCCGGCCGCCGGCCGCCGGCCGCGTGGTCAGGGCCTCAGGAGGCCAGGACGCCAGGACGCCAGGTCATCAGGGTGTCCGGACGCCGGGACGCCAGGTCATCAGGGTGTCCGGACGCCGGGACGCCGGGTCATCAGGACGTCAGGACGTCAGGACGTCAGGGCGTCAGGGCGTCCCGTGGTCCGCTCCCCCGGGGGTGAGGGGGTGGGAGGTGCGCAGGGTGCCGACGGTCTTCAGCAGGCGGTCGGCGGGTTCGCGGAGCGCCGGGTGGGCGTTGACCGTGTTGCGCAGGCCGCGCACCGGTCCGCGCCACAGCCGGTGCGCGGCGGAGACGGGGTGCGGGCGGCTCACGAACCCCTCGCCGACCCGCAGCTCACGGGTCTTGAGCCAGTCCTTGTACTCCTTGTCGCCGCGCCCGAGGTCCATCGTCGTCACCCCGTGCCGGCCGGCCGCCTCGGCGGTCCGCAGATGCATCATCAGGCCCGGCGAGTAGTAGTGCAGCTCCGGGTCGTACGCGGTGAACCAGGCCGCGAGGACGGTGCGCGAGCGGGGCCCGAAGTGCGCGGCGACCGGCCGGTCGCCCGCGTAGAGCACGGACAGGACGCCGGTGAAGTGCTCCTCGCGGACCTCGAAGAGGTCGTCGACCAGGTCGACTATCCAGGGCCTGGCGAACCGGTCCATCCGGCCCGTCCTGCGGTACTGGGCGGACTTCCAGCGCATCAGGGTGCGCAGCATCCGCGGGTCCCGCTCGTCGAAGACGAACCGGAACGCGCCGATGTCGCGCCCGAGCCTGCGCTCCTTCTTCAGCGTCGTCTTGGCGAGCCCCGGGTAGGCGCCGCGCAGCCACTGCGGGTATCCGCTCTCGTCCGGCTTGAGGTCGACGACCGGGGAGGCGAACCGTCCCGTCACCTGAGGCGCGAACGGTCTCTGCTCCTCGACGAGATGGTCGAACTCGAACAGCGAGAGCCCGCAGGCGCGCAGCAGTTCCCGCGCGTCCCAGGTGACGCCCGGCCGGTGCACCAGGGCCTGGCAGTCCGACAGGCCGAGCCCGATGGCCCGGCCGACCCCCAACGCGTTCCGCTCGTAGGGCAGGAACCCGACCGGTTCGCCGTCCGCGCGCAGCACGGCGAACCGGGCGCCGGCGCGGTGCCGTGCGACCCCGCTCGCGAACTCCGGTGCCAGAAAGGGGTTGGCGTACTCGGGCGACTCGTCCATCGCCCGGTGCCACGCGTCCCGTAACGCGTCGCTCAGTTCGTCGAATCGGTGGATCGTCACGTCCACGTCAGTTCAGCCGCCCTTCCCAAGGCTCCGCGAGGAACACGCCGGCCGCGGCACCGGCCGACGGGGCGTGTGGACCCCTGCTCATGGATCGCATCGGCGACCACTCCCCCCGTGACGCACCGGCCGGCTCGCTCCGTGCCGCCGCCGCTCCCCCTGCGCGGCCGGGCGTGGGCCGCCGGGCCGGGATCAAACGTGGCGAAACAGCACGCACGTTGTCAAGAGTGCCAGTTCGCGTGCTCCGCCGGGGGCGGGACGGCCCGATCCGCCCCCGCCGTCCGGCTCGGTGAGAAGGAGGTAGGGAATCGGTATGACGGCGTGGGCGTAACGTCCGGGTGGTCGTGACCGCGGGGGCGGAGGGGCCGCCGCCGTGGTCATGCCGGTCGCCGTGCGGTCCGCCGCCGGGCCGGTCCCGTCGGGACCGTCACTGTCGTCCCGTCCGCCGCCGGGGCCCGGTCCCGTCAGGACCGTCACCGTCGTCCCGTCGCTGCCGCGTCCGCCGCCGGCGGTCTCGTCGTGGTCGTCGTGTTCATCGTGTTCGTGGAGGTGTGTGGGGGTCATGGGGAGTCTGCCGGAACTCACCGCGGGCCGGCTCCTCTCGACCTGGCAGGTGGACCTGCCCGCCCTGCTCCTGGTCGGGTTCCTGGGCGGTCTGTACGGCTGGGGCGTGCTGCGGCTGCGGCGCCGGGGCGAGCGGTGGCCGGTGGCGCGTGGCGTGGCGTTCGCGGTGGCGGGTCTCGGCACGCTGGTGGTGGCGACGATGTCGGCGCTCGCCGTGTACGACCGGGTGCTGTTCTGGCCCGCGGCCCTCCAGAACATCCTGCTCGACCTGGTCGCGCCGCTCGGCCTCGCGCTGGGCGACCCGCTGCGGCTGGCCCTGCGCGCGCTGCCAGCCCCGCACGCGGGACGGCTGCGGCGGGCGATGACCGGGCGGCTGGTGGGCCTGCTCACCTTCCCGCTGGTCAGTACGGCCCTGGTCCTCGCGACCGAACTGGCGATCTACTTCACGCCGTACTTCGCGACGGCGCTGCGCGTCGGCCCGCTGCACGAGCTGATGTATCTGCACCTGCTGCTGGCCGGCTCCCTCTTCGTGGTCCCGGTCCTCACCCGTGAGCAGGCGCTGCCCGCCTGGTGCGGCCATCCGGTGCGGGCGGCGCTGGTCTTCCTCGACGGGATCGTCGACGCCGTCCCCGGCATCGTCGTCCTCACCCACGGCACGCTGATCGCGGGCGCCTGGTACGGCCGCCACCGTCCGGTCTGGTCGCCGGATGTCCGGCACGACCAGCAGGTCGGCGGGGGCGCGATGATCAGCGTCGCGGAACTGGTCGCGCTGCCCTTCCTGCTGGCCGTCCTCGCCCAGTGGTCCCGCGC
The sequence above is a segment of the Streptomyces griseoviridis genome. Coding sequences within it:
- a CDS encoding GNAT family N-acetyltransferase, encoding MDVTIHRFDELSDALRDAWHRAMDESPEYANPFLAPEFASGVARHRAGARFAVLRADGEPVGFLPYERNALGVGRAIGLGLSDCQALVHRPGVTWDARELLRACGLSLFEFDHLVEEQRPFAPQVTGRFASPVVDLKPDESGYPQWLRGAYPGLAKTTLKKERRLGRDIGAFRFVFDERDPRMLRTLMRWKSAQYRRTGRMDRFARPWIVDLVDDLFEVREEHFTGVLSVLYAGDRPVAAHFGPRSRTVLAAWFTAYDPELHYYSPGLMMHLRTAEAAGRHGVTTMDLGRGDKEYKDWLKTRELRVGEGFVSRPHPVSAAHRLWRGPVRGLRNTVNAHPALREPADRLLKTVGTLRTSHPLTPGGADHGTP
- a CDS encoding FecCD family ABC transporter permease, giving the protein MIAPAGVSSRTHVVRSPSRRLSLRVDLRTLTVCLVVLAATVAIGVLALGTGEFTVSPADVVRTLLGNGSARTDFVVNQLRLPRLLTGILVGAALGVSGALFQSLSRNPLGSPDIVGFTYGSATGGLLVVLVLGGTGGQIAFGAVGGGLATAFLVYVLAWRHGVHGYRLVLVGIGVSALLQGVNAYLLAKARFTQAAQAMVWLNGSLNGRDWGDVRPAAVGLVVVLPLVVLAAGRLRVLEMGDDVAGGLGVSVQRTRLVILVLATAACAVATAAAGPVPFVALIAPQLARRLTRAPGPNLAAATCAGALLVVTADFVSQRVPGTAQLPVGVVTAVVGGVYLGLLLRGQRRAGRV
- a CDS encoding alpha/beta fold hydrolase, coding for MPQTSDADRTHRLVPSPAGRTHLVEQGEGPLVLLVHGFPESWYSWRRQLPALAAAGYRAAALDVRGYGRSSKPGAVDAYGLRDLVADNVAVVEALGESSAVIVGHDWGATIAATSALLRPDVFRAVGLLSVPYTPPGGPKPSEVFAAMGGPEEFYVSYFQQPGRAEAEIEPDVRGWLGGFYAALSADTMPEPGAPDPHFVTRGGTLRERFPEGRLPHWLTEAELDVYAAEFERSGVTGALNRYRNMDRDWADLADHHGAPVHQPSLFLGGSRDASTTWLADAIEAYPRTLPGLTASHLLDGCGHWLQQERPDETNRHLIDWLRSLDA
- a CDS encoding cytochrome c oxidase assembly protein; this translates as MGSLPELTAGRLLSTWQVDLPALLLVGFLGGLYGWGVLRLRRRGERWPVARGVAFAVAGLGTLVVATMSALAVYDRVLFWPAALQNILLDLVAPLGLALGDPLRLALRALPAPHAGRLRRAMTGRLVGLLTFPLVSTALVLATELAIYFTPYFATALRVGPLHELMYLHLLLAGSLFVVPVLTREQALPAWCGHPVRAALVFLDGIVDAVPGIVVLTHGTLIAGAWYGRHRPVWSPDVRHDQQVGGGAMISVAELVALPFLLAVLAQWSRAERAGTAALDRRLDRELIPATPSRPPLQGEADRVRPWWETEDGEVARRLRREGQGPPGYP